The Thermotoga sp. SG1 genome includes a window with the following:
- a CDS encoding TRAP transporter small permease, with translation MKKLDQILLKFEKHSAKILLMAMIVLVFASGVARFLKHPINWAVDVSSFLFAWACFFAVDVAWRENKMMSVDILVRKFSERTQKIIRIVNYFIILAFVVYLIVWGFYLSYKTRYRTFVGIPNFSYTWVTLSVPVGALLLFRTTVLKLIEEFKGNKKEEK, from the coding sequence GTGAAAAAACTGGACCAAATCCTTTTGAAGTTCGAAAAACACTCCGCTAAGATCCTCCTCATGGCGATGATTGTTCTTGTCTTTGCTTCTGGAGTAGCGAGATTTCTCAAACATCCAATAAATTGGGCTGTCGATGTCAGCAGTTTTCTATTTGCGTGGGCGTGTTTCTTTGCTGTTGATGTTGCCTGGCGGGAAAACAAGATGATGTCAGTAGACATCCTTGTGAGGAAGTTCTCCGAGAGAACCCAAAAGATCATCAGAATAGTGAACTACTTCATCATCCTTGCCTTCGTTGTCTATCTAATCGTGTGGGGCTTTTATCTTTCCTATAAAACAAGGTACAGAACCTTTGTGGGAATACCGAATTTCAGTTATACGTGGGTTACTCTGAGTGTTCCGGTTGGCGCACTCCTTCTCTTCAGAACCACTGTTTTGAAATTGATAGAAGAATTCAAGGGCAATAAGAAGGAGGAAAAATGA